From Haloarcula hispanica ATCC 33960, the proteins below share one genomic window:
- a CDS encoding NUDIX hydrolase, giving the protein METTRHFVATVYVVSEGCVALHEHSKLDMWLPAGGHIDRDELPHEAALRETREELGLDVALIAPQQDIESETVQSMPQPQHFLLEDINVNAEGEVGHQHIDFIFYGRADSRDITPGPGEQPADDWEWFSIDDLQDRSEELPADVVEVGQQAIGAVGE; this is encoded by the coding sequence ATGGAAACTACTCGGCATTTTGTCGCGACCGTCTACGTCGTTAGCGAGGGTTGTGTCGCGCTCCACGAACACAGTAAGCTCGACATGTGGCTGCCCGCCGGCGGCCACATCGACCGCGACGAACTCCCCCACGAGGCCGCGCTCCGCGAGACGCGCGAGGAACTGGGCCTCGACGTGGCCCTCATTGCCCCACAGCAGGACATCGAAAGCGAAACGGTCCAGTCGATGCCCCAACCACAGCACTTCCTGCTGGAGGACATCAACGTGAACGCCGAAGGCGAGGTCGGCCACCAGCACATCGACTTCATCTTCTACGGCCGGGCAGATAGCCGCGACATCACACCGGGGCCAGGCGAACAACCAGCTGATGACTGGGAATGGTTTTCTATTGACGACTTACAGGACCGGAGCGAGGAACTCCCGGCTGACGTGGTCGAGGTCGGCCAGCAGGCAATCGGTGCTGTCGGCGAGTGA
- a CDS encoding DUF2061 domain-containing protein, whose translation MTRHRRSVVKAVSYRLFATSVVFGIAFLFTGELGSSAKIGLSAAAAKTVLYYVWERLWANIDWGVSEA comes from the coding sequence ATGACACGACACCGGCGGTCAGTCGTCAAGGCCGTGAGCTACCGACTATTCGCGACCAGCGTCGTGTTCGGCATCGCCTTCCTGTTTACCGGTGAACTCGGGTCGTCTGCGAAAATCGGGCTTTCAGCGGCGGCTGCTAAGACAGTCCTGTACTACGTGTGGGAACGACTCTGGGCGAACATCGACTGGGGAGTCAGTGAGGCGTAA
- a CDS encoding asparagine synthase C-terminal domain-containing protein, which yields MQGADPDTVADALDSGDALPGSGGFAGELDGTLLRDVLGRYPLFVERTVSDGEPLDPGQWSRDPTALADPRSFPAGHIRDDNGTRQRWSLPSPDPFSDRETAINRVREAVETSIDAVDTDSLAIAFSGGVDSALLAARLDAPLYVAGFPDSHDVEAARSAADLLGTEVRVVELTHEAIERAVPEIARATGRTNAMAVQIALPLYLAAERVAADGFDRLALGQGADELFGGYAKVAKAPEDPRVEADTVRGAQREVIASLPDQLERDVLALRAAGVEPVTPLLHDRVVEAALRLDGDLLVDGETRKVALRAAARGSLPDEIANRDKKAAQYGSLAARELDRLARQAGYKRRMDDHVTQYVESLVE from the coding sequence ATGCAGGGAGCTGACCCAGATACCGTCGCCGACGCCCTCGACAGCGGCGACGCGCTGCCGGGAAGCGGCGGGTTCGCGGGCGAACTGGACGGAACGCTCCTCCGGGACGTTCTCGGGCGATACCCGCTGTTCGTGGAGCGGACTGTTTCTGACGGGGAGCCTCTCGACCCCGGGCAGTGGAGCCGCGACCCCACCGCGCTGGCCGATCCGCGGTCGTTCCCCGCCGGTCATATTCGGGACGACAACGGGACCCGGCAGCGGTGGTCGCTCCCGTCGCCCGACCCGTTCAGCGACCGCGAGACAGCCATCAATCGGGTTCGCGAGGCTGTCGAGACGAGCATCGACGCCGTCGACACTGATTCTCTCGCTATCGCGTTCTCAGGCGGTGTGGACTCGGCGCTGCTCGCGGCTCGTCTCGACGCGCCGCTGTACGTCGCGGGCTTCCCGGACAGTCACGACGTTGAGGCCGCTCGGTCGGCCGCCGACCTGCTGGGGACCGAGGTCCGTGTGGTCGAACTGACTCACGAGGCTATCGAGCGGGCGGTCCCCGAAATCGCCCGTGCCACCGGACGGACGAACGCGATGGCGGTCCAGATTGCGCTCCCGCTGTACCTCGCCGCGGAACGGGTCGCCGCCGACGGCTTCGACCGGCTGGCGCTCGGCCAGGGGGCCGACGAGCTATTCGGCGGCTACGCGAAAGTCGCCAAGGCCCCCGAGGACCCCCGCGTAGAAGCCGACACCGTCCGCGGGGCACAGCGGGAGGTCATCGCCTCGCTCCCCGACCAGCTGGAGCGGGACGTGCTCGCCCTGCGGGCCGCCGGCGTCGAACCGGTGACGCCGCTGTTACACGACCGCGTTGTCGAGGCCGCGCTCCGACTGGACGGCGACCTGCTCGTCGACGGCGAAACGCGGAAGGTCGCGCTCCGGGCGGCAGCGCGCGGATCACTCCCCGACGAGATCGCAAACCGGGACAAGAAGGCCGCACAGTACGGCTCACTCGCCGCCCGGGAACTGGACCGTCTGGCCCGACAGGCCGGCTACAAGCGCCGGATGGACGACCACGTCACGCAGTACGTCGAGTCGCTCGTGGAATGA
- a CDS encoding PHP domain-containing protein, whose amino-acid sequence MQSVELHAHSSLSYDGRDPVELLLEQASAVGLDALAVTDHDEIDASLRAAELAPEYGLVGIPGMEVTCAAGHVLALGIQEAIPPHLPFEETLDRIRDQGGLAVVPHPFQESRHGVLEHISKAELATADAIEVYNSRLLTGRSNRQAERFARRNGLPMTAGSDAHIAEMVGQAVTNVGTDERTADAILDAIRQGETTVEGKRTPWRISFRQAAGGAKRRVKNGIAELLQ is encoded by the coding sequence GTGCAGTCGGTTGAGCTACACGCGCACTCGTCGCTGTCGTACGACGGCCGGGACCCGGTCGAGCTCCTCTTAGAGCAAGCCAGCGCCGTCGGACTGGACGCGCTGGCCGTGACTGACCACGACGAAATCGACGCCAGCCTCCGGGCGGCCGAACTCGCCCCGGAGTACGGCCTCGTCGGGATTCCCGGGATGGAGGTCACATGTGCCGCCGGACACGTCCTCGCTCTGGGGATTCAGGAGGCGATTCCGCCACACCTTCCGTTCGAGGAGACGCTCGACCGCATTCGCGATCAGGGGGGACTCGCAGTCGTCCCACACCCGTTTCAGGAGTCCCGCCACGGCGTGCTGGAACACATCTCGAAGGCCGAACTCGCGACGGCCGACGCCATCGAAGTGTACAACTCGCGGCTGCTGACCGGACGGTCGAACCGGCAGGCCGAGCGGTTCGCCCGTCGCAACGGGTTGCCGATGACCGCCGGCAGTGACGCCCACATCGCGGAGATGGTCGGGCAGGCAGTCACCAACGTCGGCACGGACGAACGAACGGCCGACGCGATTCTCGACGCCATCCGCCAGGGCGAGACGACTGTCGAGGGCAAGCGGACGCCGTGGCGGATTAGCTTCCGGCAGGCCGCCGGCGGGGCGAAGCGACGCGTCAAGAACGGCATTGCGGAACTACTGCAGTGA
- a CDS encoding TIGR04347 family pseudo-SAM/SPASM protein produces the protein MISVSKLLCDLDAEGDGLRYDAANESTKRQIRDEKQRRPVVVWNVTKQCNLYCDHCYAAADTEIADGELSTAEGKALLDDLADYGAPVVLFSGGEPLVRQDLEELVAYANEVGVRPVLSTNGTLITEERARSLKDAGLKYAGVSVDGLPERNDDFRGVDGAFEGAVQGIENCLDAGLKTGLRYTITERNAADLEGVVDLLTDVGVDRFCFYHLDYGGRGTEIVDADLTPEDRRQAVKRVCDMTREYHDRGEEIETLLVGNYADAAYLVEYAREHMSEAQAQRVYEYLRVNGGDPTGERVADVDYQGNVHLTQFWQGYSLGNVRDRSFGAIWEDESNPLLTALRNREEHLTGKCADCRYAEVCRGGSRLRALTVEDDLFAPDPQCYLEDEEIHGSPPFDTGERSVASGSSAD, from the coding sequence ATGATTTCGGTCTCGAAACTGCTCTGTGACCTCGACGCTGAGGGGGACGGCCTCCGGTACGACGCGGCCAACGAGTCGACCAAACGCCAGATCCGGGACGAGAAGCAGCGCCGGCCCGTCGTCGTCTGGAACGTCACCAAGCAGTGCAACCTCTACTGTGATCACTGCTATGCTGCCGCCGACACCGAAATCGCCGACGGGGAGCTCTCGACCGCGGAGGGGAAAGCGCTGCTCGATGACCTGGCCGACTACGGCGCGCCGGTGGTGCTGTTCTCCGGCGGCGAGCCGCTCGTCCGGCAGGACCTCGAAGAACTGGTCGCCTACGCGAACGAGGTCGGCGTCCGACCGGTGCTTTCGACCAACGGGACGCTCATCACCGAAGAGCGCGCCCGGTCGCTCAAGGACGCCGGGCTGAAATACGCTGGCGTCTCAGTCGACGGGCTGCCGGAGCGAAACGACGACTTCCGCGGGGTCGACGGCGCGTTCGAGGGCGCGGTTCAGGGGATAGAGAACTGCCTCGACGCGGGCCTGAAGACCGGACTCCGGTACACGATCACCGAGCGCAACGCCGCGGACCTGGAGGGCGTCGTCGACCTGCTGACCGACGTGGGCGTGGACCGCTTCTGCTTCTACCACCTGGACTACGGCGGCCGCGGGACCGAGATTGTCGACGCCGATCTCACGCCCGAGGACCGCCGGCAGGCGGTGAAGCGAGTCTGTGACATGACTCGCGAGTACCACGACCGCGGCGAGGAGATCGAGACGCTACTGGTCGGTAACTACGCCGACGCGGCCTACCTCGTCGAGTACGCCCGCGAGCACATGAGCGAGGCACAGGCCCAGCGGGTGTACGAGTACCTGCGGGTCAACGGCGGGGACCCGACCGGCGAACGCGTCGCCGACGTGGACTATCAGGGCAACGTCCACCTCACGCAGTTCTGGCAGGGGTACTCGCTGGGGAACGTCCGCGACCGCTCGTTCGGCGCTATCTGGGAGGACGAGTCGAACCCGCTTCTGACGGCACTCCGCAACCGCGAAGAGCACCTCACGGGGAAATGCGCCGACTGCCGCTACGCCGAGGTCTGTCGCGGCGGGTCCCGGCTCCGGGCGCTCACCGTGGAAGACGACCTGTTCGCCCCGGACCCGCAGTGTTACCTGGAAGACGAGGAGATCCACGGGTCGCCGCCGTTCGACACCGGTGAGCGCTCGGTGGCGAGCGGGAGCTCGGCCGACTGA
- a CDS encoding Htur_1727 family rSAM-partnered candidate RiPP, translating into MEEFDHEVDAPRGATSREWEVFVREDTADPLTHVGSVSAPSADIAREQAASLFARTAVTLWLCPADETHRYQTDEATLGTGNAGDDATMSVDEMESETLRGENR; encoded by the coding sequence ATGGAAGAGTTCGACCACGAGGTAGACGCCCCGCGCGGCGCAACGAGTCGCGAGTGGGAGGTGTTCGTCCGCGAGGACACGGCGGACCCGCTCACCCACGTCGGCAGTGTCAGCGCGCCGTCCGCCGACATCGCCAGAGAGCAGGCAGCGTCGCTGTTCGCGCGGACGGCCGTCACACTGTGGTTGTGTCCTGCCGACGAGACGCACCGCTACCAGACGGACGAGGCGACGCTCGGAACGGGGAACGCGGGGGACGACGCCACTATGAGCGTCGACGAGATGGAGTCGGAGACGCTCCGGGGTGAAAACCGATGA
- a CDS encoding multicopper oxidase domain-containing protein, producing the protein MEDQIGAPGSGISRRDFVKASGLGGTVALAGCTAPGEVPTEESVDTSTTPAQSDSDLPTTSPPEIVNVDEQGGEVTLSSVPAKHEAHPGESMGGPVELPKVWAFKADDGEPSVPGPILRTTEGEDMEVTFDNTDGMRPHTVHFHAVQKQWEDDGVPTTTGIRIDPGEKHTYTIPANVTGTHLYHCHYQTHRHIDMGMYGIFRVDPKGYEPADKEYFMTLKEWDSRLNRQMAGMDASYDVRNRRPDTFTVNGKSAPRTLHPEDGSPIIVEQGDTVRIHMCNNGYMDHPMHIHNHRFQVTHKDGGKIPEAARHDQDITSIPPAGRHTIEFEADADPGIYLAHCHKVSHAMNGTSYPGGMITGVVYKEAMDTDIFKQLMDYAGYEA; encoded by the coding sequence ATGGAAGACCAGATTGGCGCACCCGGATCGGGCATCTCCCGTCGTGACTTCGTGAAAGCCTCCGGCCTCGGTGGCACGGTCGCGCTTGCGGGCTGTACCGCCCCGGGTGAGGTTCCGACCGAAGAGTCAGTCGACACCAGCACAACTCCAGCACAATCCGACAGCGACCTCCCGACCACGTCGCCGCCTGAGATCGTCAACGTCGACGAACAGGGTGGCGAAGTGACGCTCTCCTCTGTCCCGGCCAAGCACGAGGCCCATCCCGGCGAGTCGATGGGCGGCCCGGTCGAACTGCCAAAGGTGTGGGCGTTCAAGGCCGACGACGGCGAACCGAGCGTTCCGGGACCGATTCTCCGGACGACGGAAGGCGAGGACATGGAGGTCACCTTCGACAACACGGACGGCATGCGCCCGCACACGGTCCACTTCCACGCCGTCCAGAAGCAGTGGGAAGACGACGGCGTCCCGACGACGACGGGCATCCGCATCGACCCCGGCGAGAAACACACCTACACGATCCCCGCGAACGTGACGGGCACGCATCTCTATCACTGCCACTACCAGACTCACCGCCACATCGACATGGGGATGTACGGCATCTTCCGCGTCGACCCGAAGGGCTACGAACCGGCCGACAAGGAGTACTTCATGACGCTGAAGGAGTGGGACTCCCGACTCAACCGTCAGATGGCCGGCATGGACGCCAGCTACGATGTTCGCAACCGTCGCCCCGATACGTTCACGGTCAACGGCAAGTCCGCGCCGCGGACGCTGCATCCCGAGGACGGCTCGCCGATCATCGTCGAGCAGGGCGACACGGTGCGTATCCACATGTGTAATAACGGGTACATGGACCACCCGATGCACATTCACAACCACCGGTTCCAGGTGACCCACAAGGACGGCGGGAAGATTCCGGAAGCCGCCCGCCACGACCAGGACATCACCAGCATCCCGCCCGCCGGTCGGCACACTATCGAGTTCGAGGCCGACGCCGACCCCGGCATCTACCTCGCGCACTGTCACAAGGTCAGCCACGCGATGAACGGGACCTCCTACCCCGGTGGGATGATCACCGGTGTCGTCTACAAGGAGGCGATGGACACCGACATCTTCAAACAGCTGATGGACTACGCCGGCTACGAAGCGTAA
- a CDS encoding helix-turn-helix domain-containing protein, with protein sequence MVRDPFADEETPELQTVLDALDDEDCRAIVSVLEEPLTASEISDRSGVPLSTTYRKLELLTESSLLYEGVEVRSDGQHASRYAIDFEEVVISLDEELSLTVDISHRARTPDQRLENLWSEVRKET encoded by the coding sequence ATGGTCCGGGACCCCTTCGCTGACGAGGAGACGCCGGAGTTACAGACGGTCCTCGACGCACTCGACGACGAGGACTGTCGCGCCATTGTCAGCGTACTGGAGGAACCGTTGACGGCGAGCGAGATATCCGACCGGAGCGGCGTACCGCTATCGACGACCTACCGAAAGCTCGAACTACTGACCGAGTCCTCGTTGCTGTACGAGGGCGTCGAAGTCCGGTCGGACGGCCAACACGCGAGCCGATACGCGATCGACTTTGAGGAGGTCGTCATCAGTCTCGACGAGGAACTGTCGCTCACCGTCGACATCTCACACCGCGCTCGGACGCCGGACCAACGGCTCGAAAACCTCTGGTCCGAGGTGCGAAAGGAGACATAA
- a CDS encoding DUF7521 family protein — protein MVHIPSSQVGIVVSKTLILILGGLITYYSYQAYSRTKSPQHKWLTYGFGVVTLGAFIGGVLDIVVGRYLGQQLLSVSVFTSSSLTAIGLGIILYSLYVR, from the coding sequence ATGGTACACATTCCAAGTTCACAGGTCGGCATCGTCGTCTCGAAGACACTGATCCTCATTCTTGGCGGACTGATTACGTACTACTCGTATCAGGCGTACAGCCGGACGAAAAGCCCCCAGCACAAGTGGCTCACCTACGGGTTCGGTGTGGTGACCCTTGGCGCATTTATTGGTGGCGTTCTCGATATCGTTGTCGGCAGGTATCTCGGTCAGCAACTGCTCTCCGTGAGCGTCTTCACGTCGAGTTCACTGACGGCCATCGGCCTGGGTATCATCCTGTACTCGCTGTACGTTCGGTAG
- a CDS encoding DUF7521 family protein — MLGANAVLLIGMKTVTLFCGVILTTLTYRAYRRTRAPAMRALCLGIGFVTLGAILGGSLHQFVGMPVAQSVTVEELFTAAGFFILTYSVYTDQPTTTN, encoded by the coding sequence ATGCTTGGAGCGAACGCAGTGTTGTTAATCGGGATGAAGACAGTCACGCTGTTCTGCGGTGTGATACTGACGACGTTGACATACCGCGCATACCGCCGCACTCGGGCACCGGCGATGCGAGCGCTCTGTCTCGGTATCGGGTTCGTCACACTGGGTGCAATACTCGGCGGCAGCCTCCACCAGTTCGTCGGCATGCCGGTCGCACAGAGCGTCACTGTCGAAGAACTGTTCACCGCTGCTGGGTTCTTTATTCTGACCTACTCGGTGTATACTGACCAGCCGACCACGACGAACTGA